The window CTGGACCGTGCTGCTGCGCCCCAAGCAGCCGACGCTGGGATCGCTGGTGCTGGTGTGCCGCGAACCGGTGCAGGCCTTCTCCGAACTCAGCGCGGCGGCCTATACCGACTTGCGCAACATCGTTAGCCGCGTGGAACCGACGCTCAAGGCTGTCAGCGACTATCAGCGCATCAACTACCTGATGCTGATGATGGTCGATCCCGATGTGCATTTTCACGTCATTCCTCGTTATGACGGCGTACGCAGCCTGGCAGGCACGGAGTACCCGGATGCCGGTTGGCCGGGGCCGCCGGCGCTGGACGTGGCGGTGAGTCCGCAAGGCGCCGACCGCGATGAGCTGCTGGCGCGTCTGCGCGAGGCCTGGCGGCGCGCCGATGGCTGAGTGCGCCGCTTCGGATCGGATCGGTTCGTGCCCAATCGGCTAGATTTCTACACGCTGCGCCTGTTCGCAGGCCCGTTCGCCCTGGCGCTGGCGACCCTGCTGCTGGCGCAGTTGCTGGAGCGCCTGCTGCGGCTGTTCGACCTCGCGGCTTCGGCCGGCGCGCCGCTGTCCACGGTGCTGCTGATGGCGGCCAATCTGGTGCCGCACTATCTCGGGCTCGCCGTGCCGATGGCCTTCACCGCAGCGATCTTCATGGCGGTGGCCCGCCTGGGGGACGACAACGAACTGGATGTGATGCTGGCGACCGGCCGCTCGATCGCCCGGATCGCGGTGCCGTTCTTCGGTGTGGCGATCCTGCTGAGTCTGCTCAGCCTGTACCTGTTCGCAAGCCTGCAACCCCTGAGCCGCTACGGTTATCACCTGGCGATGGACGCGGCGCTGCACACCGGCTGGGATGCCAAGATCGAGGATCGCCGCTTCATCGACACCGGCAAGGGGCTGGTCTTTACGGCGAAAACAGTGGACGCGGACGGACGCGGTCTGGAGGACATCTTTGTCGAGCACATCGATGCGGGTCGTGAGCAGATCACCACGGCACCGCGCGGTCGGCTGGTTCCGTCCGATGACGGGACGCGATTGCTGCTGACTCTGGAAGACGGGCTGATCGTGCGGGAAGAATCGGCGCAACGGCTCTCCACGCTGAGTTTCCAGCGTGCGCTGATCGATGAGGACTTCACGCCGGCCGCGCCGCCGTTCCGGACGCGCGGCGATTCCGTCCGGGAGCGCACCCTGGCCGAGCTGCGACAGGACATGCGATCGAGCGGCGCGCGCGGCGAAGCTGCGGCTGAATTTCATGGTCGCCTCGCCCGGGCGCTGGTGTTGCCGCTCCTGCCCTTGTTCGCGCTGCCTCTGGGCATGGCCTCCAAGCGTGGGCGGCGTGCGCCGGGCGTGGTCTTCGCAAGCCTCGCGCTGCTGGCCTTGAACCACGCGATGCAGTTCGGGGAGAGTCTGGCCGAAAGCGGGCGTGCCGATGCCTTGCCGGCGGTATGGACGCCGCCACTGGTTTTCGCCGGGCTCGGCCTGTGGCTGTTTCGCAGCAGCCTGGCCTGGCCGGGCGACAACCCCGTGACGCGCGCGCTGGCGGCGATCGAAGCCGGGTTCGAAGGCATCATCGGCGGCTTGCGTCCGCGTCGCCGTCGGCGCCCCGCATGAACTGTGTCCTGGCGCGCTATCTGCGCGGACGCCTGTCGATTCAGATACTGGGTCTGCTCGTGGCCCTGACGGCGCTGATGCAGGTGCTCGAACTGCTCGACGTCACCACCGATGTGCTTGACCGCGGGCTGGGGCTGCGCGGCCTGGTCCATTATGCGATGTTGCGCACCCCATCCGAAGTGGTCGTGGCCTTGCCGCTGGCGGTGCTGCTCGGCACGGTCTCGGCGTTTCATGCGATGGCGCGGCAGCACGAGATCACGGCGATGCGCGCGGCCGGCGTGAGCCTGGGCAAACTCTATCTGTGGTTGTTGCCGGTGCCGCTGGTGATGGCGGCCGCGCATTTCGCGCTCAGCCAGGCGGTGCTGCCGCAGGCCGAAGCCGAACTCAAACGCTGGTGGGACGCGACCACGCCAGTCGAGGACATCAAGGTCGAACCCTTATGGGCGCATACCCGCAACGGGCCGGTGTCGTTCGAGCACGGCGCGCCGGATGGCCGCAGCCTGCGGCATGTGCGGATCTACGAGCTTGCGGACGATGGGCGCCTGCGCGGACGCATCTTGGCCGATGCCGCGCAATGGCAAAACGGACAGTGGCGGCTCGAAAGCGTGCACGAGTTGCGTCTCACGGGCCACAAGCTCATGCGCGAAGAGCTGGATCATCGTTTGTGGAACAGCAATTTGCGTCCCGATGATGTGACACGACTCGAACTTGCCAGACCCCAACTGTCGAGTATGATGCTGGCCGATACGATTGCCGGCAGCCGCGTCGGCACCCAGCCGCTCCGCTATTACAAAACCGTCTTGTACCGGTCATTCACGGCGCCGTTCGGCGCGTTCGTCATGCTGCTGCTCGCAGTGCCTTCGGCGCTGGCCTTGCCGCGTGGCGGCGGTGGGGGCGAGATGCTCACGGGGCTGGGGCTCGGGCTCGCGTTCATGCTGTGCGACGGGCTCGTCGCCGCGCTCGGCAGCGGCGGGCAGCTTCCGCCACTGTTTGCGGCGCTGGCCGCGCCGCTGCTGTTCATCACGATCGGGCTGCTGCGAGTGCGGACGCGCGATCGGCTGTGAGGCTCTGGATCGAAACCGGCGCCCAGGCGCGCGCTCAGGCGCTGTTCGGACTGCCTCCATTGGAACGCTTGCGCCGCAGCATCGCCAAGCTGGTTTCGTCCGAAGACGTCATCCTGTCCGGGCCCGTCGACGAGAGTCCGGCTTGGATCGGTGCCCGCAGGGATGTCGATACGTCCGCGCTCGGTACCCGTCTGCGCCGCGCGCTGGGGCAGGGTGAGGCGCTGGTCGCAGTCGATGCCGCCAATGCGATCGACCCACGCCTGATCCGATATTTGCTGGACAGCGGCGAGGACGTGGTGGCATCGCGAGGCGAGGGCACCATGCGCGCGGTGGTGCTGCGCCTGAGCCCGGCGCAGGCCGAGTCGATACCGCCGCAGGCTGCAAACCTGTGCGAGGTTGCCGATGCCTTGTTGGCGGCCGGGCGCATCACGCTGCTCGGCGACCATGCGTTTCCGGCCTATGTCGATAAGCTGCGCCGCTTCCTGCCGTACTGGATCTACGCCGTGGACGATGTGCCGACGCGGCGGCGTCTGGAACGGCGGATGTTCTGGGACAATTACAAGGGCTCGACTGATCTGCTGACGCGTTGGGTGTTCCCGCCACTGGTGTGGCCGCTGGTGCGGTTCTGTACGCGCTGGCGCATTCATCCCAATACCGTGACGGTGCTGTCGATCGTGCTGGCGTTCGCGGCGGTGCCGCTGTTTGCGCGTGGCGACTTCCTGGCCGGGTTCATCTGTGCCTACGCGATGAGCGTGCTCGACAGCGTGGACGGCAAGGTCGCGCGCGTGACGCTCACCGATTCGAAGATCGGAAACCTGCTCGACCACGGACTGGACCAGGTGCATCCGCCGTTCTGGTACTTCGCCTGGGCCTGGGGCCTGGGAGCGCACACGCCGGACGCGCCGCTGTATCAGCTCGCGGTCTGGCTGATCATCTTCTACGTGGCTGATCGCATCGTGCTGGGCATCGCCCGGCACCGCATCGGTTTCGCCCTGCACGCCGCCGGGCGCCTGGACGAGCGCGCACGCAGCTTCATCGCACGCCGCAATATCACCATGACGATCATGGCCCTGGCCTTGCTGTCCGGTGCGGGTGCCGCAGGCCTGTACGCGGTGACCGCCTGGCAGGGCCTGACCCTGGCCTGGCACTCGGCGCGAACTGCCTGGCATGGATTTCTGTCCCCCCGACGCCCACGACCGGAGGCTCGATGAGCCGCATCGAAATTGTGCCGGTGAACTCACCGGCCGAGCTGGACCGTTTCATCAGATTGCCCATGCGCTTGTTTGCGAACGATCCGCAGTTCGTACCGCCGTTGCTGCTGGAGCGGCGCGAAGCCCTGTCACCGAAGAAGAATCCGTATTTTGCGCACGCCGAAAGCCAGTTCTGGCTGGCCTGCCGCGATGGGCAGGATGTCGGGCGTATCAGCGCACAGGTCGATCAACTGGTGAAGGATCCGGAGGTCGGCCATTTCGGCATGCTCGCGGCCGAAGACGACGCAGCGGTGTTCGCAGCCCTGTTCGAAGCCGCCGAGGCCTGGCTACGCGCACGCGGCAAGCGCCGCGTGATCGGGCCGTTCAGCCTGTCGATCAATGAGGAGACCGGTCTGCTGATCGACGGCTACGACACGCCGCCGGTGCTGATGATGCCGCACGATCCGCGCTATGCGCCGGCCCGCGTCGAGGAGCAGGGCTACGCCAAGGCCAAGGACGTGATCGCCTACATGTACGACATCGAGCACGAGCTGCCGAAGGCGGCGCGCCGCATGATCGATCGGCGCAAGCCGGCGGCGATGAGCGTGCGCAACCTCGACAAGTCCCGCTACTACCAGGAGTTCGATACCGTCACCGCGATCTTCAACGACGCCTGGTCGGAAAACTGGGGCTTCGTGCCGTTCACCGAGGCCGAGATCGCGCACATGGCGAAGAGCCTCAAGCCGCTGATCGATCCGAAGTGGGTGGCGATCGTGGAAATGAACGGCGAAGCCGTCGGCTTCGGCATCACGCTGCCGAACCTCAACGAGCTGATTACCGACTTCCACGGCAAGTTGCTGCCCTTCAA is drawn from Banduia mediterranea and contains these coding sequences:
- a CDS encoding HIT family protein, translating into MSNPTESKFGDPETRIAQTAHWTVLLRPKQPTLGSLVLVCREPVQAFSELSAAAYTDLRNIVSRVEPTLKAVSDYQRINYLMLMMVDPDVHFHVIPRYDGVRSLAGTEYPDAGWPGPPALDVAVSPQGADRDELLARLREAWRRADG
- a CDS encoding LptF/LptG family permease, whose product is MPNRLDFYTLRLFAGPFALALATLLLAQLLERLLRLFDLAASAGAPLSTVLLMAANLVPHYLGLAVPMAFTAAIFMAVARLGDDNELDVMLATGRSIARIAVPFFGVAILLSLLSLYLFASLQPLSRYGYHLAMDAALHTGWDAKIEDRRFIDTGKGLVFTAKTVDADGRGLEDIFVEHIDAGREQITTAPRGRLVPSDDGTRLLLTLEDGLIVREESAQRLSTLSFQRALIDEDFTPAAPPFRTRGDSVRERTLAELRQDMRSSGARGEAAAEFHGRLARALVLPLLPLFALPLGMASKRGRRAPGVVFASLALLALNHAMQFGESLAESGRADALPAVWTPPLVFAGLGLWLFRSSLAWPGDNPVTRALAAIEAGFEGIIGGLRPRRRRRPA
- a CDS encoding LptF/LptG family permease; its protein translation is MNCVLARYLRGRLSIQILGLLVALTALMQVLELLDVTTDVLDRGLGLRGLVHYAMLRTPSEVVVALPLAVLLGTVSAFHAMARQHEITAMRAAGVSLGKLYLWLLPVPLVMAAAHFALSQAVLPQAEAELKRWWDATTPVEDIKVEPLWAHTRNGPVSFEHGAPDGRSLRHVRIYELADDGRLRGRILADAAQWQNGQWRLESVHELRLTGHKLMREELDHRLWNSNLRPDDVTRLELARPQLSSMMLADTIAGSRVGTQPLRYYKTVLYRSFTAPFGAFVMLLLAVPSALALPRGGGGGEMLTGLGLGLAFMLCDGLVAALGSGGQLPPLFAALAAPLLFITIGLLRVRTRDRL
- a CDS encoding CDP-alcohol phosphatidyltransferase family protein encodes the protein MRLWIETGAQARAQALFGLPPLERLRRSIAKLVSSEDVILSGPVDESPAWIGARRDVDTSALGTRLRRALGQGEALVAVDAANAIDPRLIRYLLDSGEDVVASRGEGTMRAVVLRLSPAQAESIPPQAANLCEVADALLAAGRITLLGDHAFPAYVDKLRRFLPYWIYAVDDVPTRRRLERRMFWDNYKGSTDLLTRWVFPPLVWPLVRFCTRWRIHPNTVTVLSIVLAFAAVPLFARGDFLAGFICAYAMSVLDSVDGKVARVTLTDSKIGNLLDHGLDQVHPPFWYFAWAWGLGAHTPDAPLYQLAVWLIIFYVADRIVLGIARHRIGFALHAAGRLDERARSFIARRNITMTIMALALLSGAGAAGLYAVTAWQGLTLAWHSARTAWHGFLSPRRPRPEAR
- a CDS encoding dATP pyrophosphohydrolase gives rise to the protein MSRIEIVPVNSPAELDRFIRLPMRLFANDPQFVPPLLLERREALSPKKNPYFAHAESQFWLACRDGQDVGRISAQVDQLVKDPEVGHFGMLAAEDDAAVFAALFEAAEAWLRARGKRRVIGPFSLSINEETGLLIDGYDTPPVLMMPHDPRYAPARVEEQGYAKAKDVIAYMYDIEHELPKAARRMIDRRKPAAMSVRNLDKSRYYQEFDTVTAIFNDAWSENWGFVPFTEAEIAHMAKSLKPLIDPKWVAIVEMNGEAVGFGITLPNLNELITDFHGKLLPFNWVKLLWRLKRGVRSARVPLMGIRRSLSGSLIGGMAPFLVIDKMREGLRADGVQKVELSWILEDNLAMRHIIESLGADAYKTYRLYEKVLA